The proteins below come from a single Crossiella sp. CA-258035 genomic window:
- a CDS encoding thiamine ABC transporter substrate-binding protein produces MLEGCSLTGPTPAPPGETKVVLLTHESFAVAEGVFAEFKKQTGITVEQRALGDAGALTNQLVLTKANPLGDVVFGVDSTFASRAIDNGLLEPYQSPEAAKGPQRYAVEGSNALSAVDLGDVCLNVDLGYFAKQGLAEPKSLDDLADAKYKDLLVVSDPATSSPGLAFLLNTVAKFGEDGWAGYWNRLKANGVKVVNGWETAYKQEFSVGGKGKRPIVLSYASSPAAEVGEDGKPKTKALLDTCYRQVEYTGVLKGAKQPDAARKLVDFLLGEKFQAQVAEQMFVYPAREGVALPPVWQQVAPQPQQAATLPAAKVAEGRERWVEQWRKLVQG; encoded by the coding sequence CTGCTCGAGGGGTGCTCGTTGACCGGGCCGACGCCCGCGCCGCCGGGGGAGACCAAGGTGGTGCTGCTCACGCACGAGTCCTTCGCGGTGGCCGAGGGGGTGTTCGCCGAGTTCAAGAAGCAGACCGGGATCACCGTGGAGCAGCGGGCGCTGGGCGACGCGGGCGCGCTGACCAACCAGCTGGTGCTGACCAAGGCCAACCCGCTGGGCGACGTGGTCTTCGGCGTGGACTCCACCTTCGCCTCCAGGGCCATCGACAACGGTCTGCTGGAGCCCTACCAGAGCCCGGAGGCGGCCAAGGGCCCGCAGCGCTACGCGGTGGAGGGCTCGAACGCGCTGTCCGCGGTCGACCTCGGCGATGTGTGCCTGAACGTGGACCTCGGCTACTTCGCGAAGCAGGGCTTGGCCGAGCCGAAGTCGCTGGACGACCTCGCCGATGCGAAGTACAAGGACCTGCTGGTGGTCTCCGACCCCGCGACCTCCTCGCCGGGGCTGGCCTTCCTGCTCAACACGGTGGCCAAGTTCGGCGAGGACGGCTGGGCCGGGTACTGGAACCGGTTGAAGGCCAACGGGGTCAAGGTGGTCAACGGCTGGGAGACCGCCTACAAGCAGGAGTTCTCGGTGGGCGGCAAGGGAAAGCGGCCGATCGTGCTCTCCTACGCCTCCTCGCCCGCGGCCGAGGTCGGTGAGGACGGCAAGCCGAAGACCAAGGCGCTGCTGGACACCTGCTACCGCCAGGTCGAGTACACCGGCGTGCTCAAGGGCGCCAAGCAGCCCGATGCCGCGCGCAAGCTGGTCGACTTCCTGCTGGGCGAGAAGTTCCAGGCGCAGGTGGCCGAGCAGATGTTCGTCTACCCGGCCCGTGAGGGCGTCGCGCTGCCGCCGGTCTGGCAGCAGGTCGCGCCGCAGCCGCAGCAGGCGGCCACGCTGCCCGCGGCCAAGGTCGCCGAGGGTCGGGAGCGCTGGGTGGAGCAGTGGCGCAAGCTCGTTCAGGGCTGA
- a CDS encoding sigma-E factor regulatory protein RseB domain-containing protein → MDRRKATVTVATAGAVAGAVGLALLAVPGGAGAAPTLPSVAAEDLVQSVLTTTPPALGGTVEVTNNLGLPAIPGAPQVAAGNSKLRVWTDGAGKSRASLPEGQNEKTIVQDGTTVWTWDSAERKVTKSTVDAKALEEKKAELDKDKKVRPTDPASAARELVNLVRQQSDLSVDGTAEVAGRPAYELVLTPKPNERTLLRGVRVAVDAEKRIPLRVTVLTNGTDTPALQVGFSQLNVGQQDANLFKFTPPPGATVEENKVDGKAKEHRAPSKEEIEKAKKEAEKAVKVVGEGWDTTVVGKLPEQALTAPKPAEGRRGDRGAAAGNPLDLVKQLGKEVNGAWGSGWVIETKVGTALVTADGRFAVGAVPQQVLTEAIGQVK, encoded by the coding sequence ATGGACCGAAGGAAGGCCACAGTCACGGTGGCCACGGCCGGCGCGGTCGCCGGCGCCGTGGGGCTCGCGCTGCTCGCGGTGCCCGGTGGCGCTGGTGCGGCGCCGACGTTGCCGTCGGTGGCCGCCGAGGACCTGGTGCAGTCGGTGTTGACCACCACGCCGCCCGCGCTCGGCGGCACCGTCGAGGTGACCAACAACCTCGGCCTGCCCGCCATCCCCGGCGCGCCGCAGGTGGCCGCGGGCAACAGCAAGCTGCGGGTGTGGACCGACGGGGCGGGCAAGAGCCGGGCCTCGCTGCCGGAGGGGCAGAACGAGAAGACCATCGTCCAGGACGGCACCACCGTCTGGACCTGGGACTCCGCCGAGCGCAAGGTGACCAAGTCCACTGTGGACGCCAAGGCGCTCGAGGAGAAGAAGGCCGAGCTGGACAAGGACAAGAAGGTCCGGCCGACCGACCCGGCCAGCGCCGCGCGTGAGCTGGTGAACCTGGTTCGCCAGCAGAGCGACCTGTCCGTGGACGGCACCGCCGAGGTGGCCGGTCGCCCGGCCTACGAGCTGGTGCTGACGCCGAAGCCGAACGAGCGGACGCTGCTGCGCGGCGTGCGGGTCGCGGTGGACGCGGAGAAGCGCATCCCGCTGCGGGTGACCGTGCTGACCAACGGCACCGACACCCCGGCGCTCCAGGTGGGCTTCAGCCAGCTGAACGTGGGCCAGCAGGACGCCAACCTGTTCAAGTTCACCCCGCCGCCGGGCGCGACGGTGGAGGAGAACAAGGTCGACGGCAAGGCCAAGGAGCACCGGGCCCCGTCGAAGGAAGAGATCGAGAAGGCCAAGAAGGAAGCCGAGAAGGCCGTCAAGGTCGTCGGCGAGGGCTGGGACACCACCGTCGTCGGCAAGCTGCCGGAGCAGGCGCTGACCGCGCCGAAGCCGGCCGAGGGCAGGCGTGGCGACCGTGGCGCGGCCGCGGGCAACCCGCTTGACCTGGTCAAGCAGCTGGGCAAGGAGGTCAACGGCGCCTGGGGTTCGGGCTGGGTCATCGAGACCAAGGTCGGGACCGCGCTGGTCACCGCCGACGGCCGCTTCGCCGTCGGCGCGGTGCCGCAGCAGGTGCTGACCGAGGCGATCGGTCAGGTGAAGTGA
- a CDS encoding ABC transporter ATP-binding protein, with translation MSLGVDGLVVKYGRSTAVDRVDLSIVEGEVLALLGPSGCGKSTLLRAIAGLEQPTAGTVSWDGADLVAVPVHRRGFGLVFQDGQLFPHRDVAGNIAFGLRMHGVPKADQRVRIAELLELVGLTGYGSRRVTELSGGEQQRVALARALAPRPRLLLLDEPLSALDRALREQLAMDLATLLRKAGATALVVTHDHDEAFTLADRVAVMSAGRIRQLGTPESVWRAPADAEVARFLGCSTMIPAQVRDGVAESAVGSVAAQGFPDGSARLGLRAAALRAGADGELSGLVVRRVHRTDHIRLVVRLDLADLPEISEVEAVGPVLGAPAAGDPVRLRLDPEAVAVLPA, from the coding sequence ATGAGTCTTGGCGTCGACGGGCTTGTGGTGAAGTACGGCCGCAGCACCGCGGTGGACCGGGTTGATCTGTCCATTGTGGAGGGTGAGGTGCTCGCCCTGCTCGGCCCGTCCGGCTGCGGCAAGTCCACCCTGCTGCGCGCCATCGCCGGACTGGAGCAGCCCACCGCGGGCACGGTCAGCTGGGACGGCGCGGACCTGGTCGCGGTCCCGGTGCACCGGCGCGGCTTCGGCCTGGTCTTCCAGGACGGTCAGCTGTTCCCGCACCGCGACGTGGCCGGCAACATCGCCTTCGGCCTGCGCATGCACGGCGTGCCCAAGGCCGACCAGCGGGTGCGGATCGCCGAGCTGCTGGAGCTGGTCGGCCTGACCGGCTACGGCTCCCGGCGGGTCACCGAGCTCTCCGGCGGCGAGCAGCAGCGGGTCGCGCTGGCCAGGGCGCTCGCGCCGAGGCCACGGTTGCTGCTGCTGGACGAGCCGCTGTCCGCGCTGGACCGGGCGCTGCGCGAGCAGCTGGCGATGGACCTGGCCACGTTGCTGCGCAAGGCGGGCGCCACCGCGCTGGTGGTCACGCACGACCACGACGAGGCGTTCACCCTGGCCGACCGGGTCGCGGTGATGTCGGCGGGCCGGATCCGCCAGCTGGGCACGCCGGAGTCGGTGTGGCGCGCGCCCGCCGACGCCGAGGTGGCCCGGTTCCTGGGCTGTAGCACGATGATCCCGGCTCAAGTGCGAGACGGCGTGGCGGAGTCGGCGGTGGGAAGCGTTGCCGCGCAAGGCTTCCCGGACGGATCGGCGCGGCTGGGCCTGCGCGCGGCCGCGCTGCGGGCCGGGGCCGACGGTGAGCTGTCCGGGCTGGTGGTGCGCCGGGTGCACCGCACCGACCACATCCGGCTGGTGGTGCGACTCGACCTCGCCGATCTGCCGGAGATCAGCGAGGTCGAGGCGGTCGGGCCGGTCCTCGGTGCACCGGCCGCCGGGGATCCGGTGCGGCTGCGCCTGGATCCCGAGGCGGTCGCGGTGCTGCCCGCCTGA
- a CDS encoding alkaline phosphatase PhoX yields MERRNFLRVAVVGAAAAAFGGAAWRDAFAEGAQPGPSPYGALLSADANGIQLPQGFTSRVIARTGQQVPGTSYTWHPAPDGGACFADGSGWIYVSNSEVTSTGGVGAVKFNSSGQITGAYRTLANTNVNCAGGATPWKTWLSCEEVDRGYVYETDPWGVKAAIRRPAMGRFKHEACATDADHGYIYLTEDVSDGCFYRFKPTTWGDLSNGTLEVLKGGSSQTSGPVTWGLVGDPDGSPTATRNQVSGAKRFNGGEGCYYAGGTCWFTTKGDNRVWAYNANTSSISLTYDDNLVTSGTAPLTGVDNVTGTSSGDLFVAEDGGNMEICIITPTGIVAPFLRITGQSGSEICGPAFNPAGNRLYFSSQRGTSGSSSGGITYEVTGPFRA; encoded by the coding sequence GTGGAACGACGCAACTTCTTACGGGTCGCCGTGGTCGGCGCCGCCGCCGCGGCCTTCGGCGGAGCGGCCTGGCGGGACGCCTTCGCCGAGGGCGCCCAGCCCGGACCCAGCCCCTACGGCGCGCTGTTGTCCGCCGACGCCAACGGGATCCAGCTGCCGCAGGGCTTCACCAGCCGGGTGATCGCCCGCACCGGGCAGCAGGTGCCCGGCACCAGCTACACCTGGCACCCCGCGCCGGACGGCGGGGCCTGTTTCGCCGACGGCAGCGGCTGGATCTACGTCTCCAACAGCGAGGTGACCAGCACCGGTGGCGTGGGCGCGGTCAAGTTCAACAGCTCGGGCCAGATCACCGGGGCCTACCGCACCCTGGCCAACACCAACGTCAACTGCGCGGGCGGCGCCACCCCCTGGAAGACCTGGCTCTCCTGCGAGGAGGTGGACCGCGGCTACGTCTACGAGACCGACCCGTGGGGCGTCAAGGCCGCCATCCGCCGCCCGGCGATGGGCCGGTTCAAGCACGAGGCCTGCGCCACCGACGCCGACCACGGCTACATCTACCTCACCGAGGACGTCTCCGACGGCTGCTTCTACCGCTTCAAGCCCACCACCTGGGGCGACCTGTCCAACGGCACCCTGGAAGTGCTCAAGGGCGGCAGCTCGCAGACCAGCGGCCCGGTGACCTGGGGCCTGGTCGGCGACCCCGACGGCAGCCCGACCGCCACCCGCAACCAGGTCAGCGGCGCCAAGCGGTTCAACGGCGGTGAGGGCTGCTACTACGCGGGCGGGACCTGCTGGTTCACCACCAAGGGCGACAACAGGGTCTGGGCCTACAACGCCAACACCAGCTCGATCAGCCTGACCTACGACGACAACCTGGTCACCAGCGGCACCGCGCCGCTGACCGGCGTGGACAACGTCACCGGGACCAGCAGCGGAGACCTCTTCGTCGCCGAGGACGGCGGCAACATGGAGATCTGCATCATCACCCCGACCGGCATCGTGGCCCCGTTCCTGCGGATCACCGGCCAGAGCGGCTCGGAGATCTGCGGGCCCGCGTTCAACCCGGCGGGCAACCGGCTCTACTTCTCCTCCCAGCGCGGCACCAGCGGGAGCAGCAGCGGCGGCATCACCTACGAGGTCACCGGACCGTTCCGGGCCTAA
- a CDS encoding iron ABC transporter permease has product MAQARSGLSRLGLGAAAAVPLAFLAVFFAWPVAAIIGLGLGRTGVAKTLADPSTWSLVAFTLGQAAAATLVALLAGMPVAYLLARCDVRGRGFVRLAITVPFVLPTVVVGLAFRAVLGDAGVLGIVLANAFFNVAVVARTVGGLWAHLDRRAEDAARALGASRWRTFRTVTLPALGPAIGSAAAVVFLFCSTAFGVVLILGGSRLRTLETEIYLRTVNLLDLSGAAALSLLQLAAVIAALVVGAVARRRREAQLKLRAAQESLRRPHGGEWFVMAAAGLVVLGLVVPIVGLLLRSLSTEDGWSFDGYRALATGGAQGTLAVSGVEAALNSLRAATDATLLALVVGLLAAIVLSRVRGRGTGEALDVVLMLPLGVSAVTVGFGYLVTMDALPGDFRTSPLLVPLAQALVVTPLVVRLVLPVLRAVDDRLRQAAATLGAGPLRVWREVDLPLALRSMLAAAGFGFVVALGEFGATSFLARPEAPTLPVAIARLIARPGELNEAMAYAACALLMVVTALAVLAIEKLRVGTGEF; this is encoded by the coding sequence GTGGCGCAAGCTCGTTCAGGGCTGAGCAGGCTCGGCCTCGGGGCCGCCGCGGCTGTTCCACTGGCCTTCCTGGCCGTCTTCTTCGCCTGGCCGGTGGCCGCGATCATCGGTCTCGGCCTCGGGCGCACCGGGGTGGCCAAGACGCTGGCCGACCCGTCCACCTGGAGCCTGGTCGCCTTCACGCTGGGCCAGGCCGCGGCGGCGACGCTGGTGGCGCTGCTGGCCGGGATGCCGGTGGCCTACCTGCTGGCCCGCTGCGACGTGCGCGGGCGGGGGTTCGTCCGGCTGGCCATCACGGTGCCGTTCGTGCTGCCCACCGTGGTGGTGGGCCTGGCCTTCCGCGCGGTGCTCGGCGATGCCGGGGTACTGGGCATCGTGCTGGCCAACGCCTTCTTCAACGTGGCCGTGGTGGCCCGCACCGTCGGCGGCCTGTGGGCGCACCTGGACCGCAGGGCCGAGGACGCCGCCCGCGCGCTCGGCGCCTCCCGCTGGCGGACCTTCCGGACCGTCACGCTGCCCGCGCTCGGCCCGGCCATCGGCTCGGCCGCCGCGGTGGTGTTCCTGTTCTGCTCCACCGCTTTCGGCGTGGTGCTGATCCTCGGCGGCTCCCGGCTGCGCACCCTGGAGACCGAGATCTACCTGCGCACGGTCAACCTGCTCGACCTCTCCGGCGCGGCCGCGCTCTCGCTGCTGCAACTGGCCGCGGTGATCGCCGCGCTGGTGGTCGGCGCGGTCGCGCGCAGGCGCAGGGAGGCCCAGCTGAAGCTGCGCGCGGCCCAGGAGAGCCTGCGCAGACCACACGGCGGCGAATGGTTCGTGATGGCCGCCGCGGGACTGGTGGTGCTCGGGCTGGTGGTGCCGATCGTCGGGCTGCTGCTCCGTTCACTGTCCACAGAGGACGGTTGGAGCTTCGACGGCTACCGCGCGCTGGCCACCGGCGGGGCCCAGGGCACGCTGGCCGTCTCCGGGGTCGAGGCCGCGCTGAACTCGCTGCGCGCGGCCACCGACGCCACCCTGCTCGCGCTGGTGGTCGGCCTGCTGGCGGCGATCGTGCTGTCCAGGGTGCGCGGGCGCGGGACCGGCGAGGCGCTGGACGTGGTGCTGATGCTGCCGCTGGGCGTCTCCGCGGTGACCGTCGGCTTCGGCTACCTGGTCACCATGGACGCGCTGCCCGGCGACTTCCGCACCTCGCCGCTGCTGGTGCCGCTGGCCCAGGCGCTGGTGGTCACCCCGCTGGTGGTGCGGCTGGTGCTGCCGGTGCTGCGCGCCGTCGACGACCGGCTGCGCCAGGCCGCGGCCACCCTGGGCGCGGGCCCGCTGCGGGTGTGGCGGGAGGTCGACCTGCCGCTGGCGCTGCGGTCCATGCTGGCCGCGGCCGGGTTCGGTTTTGTGGTGGCACTGGGCGAGTTCGGCGCGACCAGCTTCCTGGCCAGGCCGGAGGCGCCCACGCTGCCGGTGGCCATCGCCAGGCTGATCGCCCGGCCCGGCGAGCTGAACGAGGCCATGGCCTACGCGGCCTGCGCCCTGCTCATGGTGGTGACCGCGCTGGCGGTGCTGGCCATCGAGAAACTTCGAGTCGGCACCGGGGAGTTCTGA
- a CDS encoding 4a-hydroxytetrahydrobiopterin dehydratase: MAELLNDDQIKEDLVRLPQWRAVGAELVRTVELESFAQAIQVVNRVAEVAENDNHHPDIDIRWRSLTFRCSTHSKGGITDLDVAMAQEIDGVVDAIAG, translated from the coding sequence ATGGCCGAACTGCTGAACGATGACCAGATCAAAGAAGACCTGGTGCGCCTGCCCCAGTGGCGCGCGGTTGGCGCGGAGCTGGTGCGCACGGTCGAGCTGGAAAGCTTCGCGCAGGCCATCCAGGTGGTGAACCGGGTGGCGGAGGTCGCGGAGAACGACAACCACCACCCGGACATCGACATCCGCTGGCGATCCCTGACCTTCCGCTGCTCAACTCATTCGAAGGGCGGGATCACCGACCTGGACGTGGCCATGGCCCAGGAGATCGACGGCGTGGTCGACGCCATCGCCGGTTAG
- a CDS encoding ABC transporter permease subunit, producing the protein MTATLAEPAPATPVAVSTGPKQASAWRLYASELRWILRRPRTVVALTLMALVPIAIGIGVTVIGGNAPGRGPAMIMAAVGNGMVLPLAALTVSMTMLLPLVATMSAADALAGEASHGTLRGLLMAPVSRVRLVAVKAAGVATVIVIAVSLIVLLGMITGVVIVGGTEVVTLSGTTLPFLDALGKVGLAAGWVAFQMMALAAIALAVSSLTEHPLVVLAATLGGLIVVQVLGAIPGMEWLQPYLLPTGWTALADVLRDPMPWDGLLDSSAKAACYLLIGLSLTFVRMSTKDG; encoded by the coding sequence ATGACCGCCACACTCGCCGAACCGGCACCGGCCACGCCGGTCGCGGTGTCCACCGGCCCGAAGCAAGCATCCGCCTGGCGGCTCTACGCCTCCGAGCTGCGCTGGATCCTGCGCCGCCCGCGCACCGTGGTGGCGCTGACCCTGATGGCGCTGGTGCCGATCGCGATCGGCATCGGGGTCACCGTGATCGGCGGCAACGCGCCGGGCCGCGGTCCGGCGATGATCATGGCGGCGGTGGGCAACGGGATGGTGCTGCCGCTGGCCGCGCTGACCGTCTCGATGACCATGCTGCTGCCGCTGGTGGCCACCATGTCCGCCGCGGACGCGCTGGCCGGTGAGGCCTCGCACGGCACGCTGCGCGGGCTGCTGATGGCCCCGGTGAGCCGGGTGCGGCTGGTCGCGGTGAAGGCGGCCGGGGTGGCCACGGTGATCGTGATCGCGGTGTCGCTGATCGTGCTGCTCGGCATGATCACCGGCGTGGTGATCGTGGGCGGCACCGAGGTGGTCACGCTTTCCGGCACCACGCTGCCGTTCCTGGACGCGCTGGGCAAGGTCGGCCTGGCCGCGGGCTGGGTGGCCTTCCAGATGATGGCGCTGGCCGCGATCGCGCTGGCGGTCTCCTCGCTCACCGAGCACCCGCTGGTGGTGCTGGCCGCCACGCTGGGCGGGCTGATCGTGGTGCAGGTGCTGGGCGCGATCCCCGGCATGGAGTGGCTCCAGCCGTACCTGCTGCCCACCGGCTGGACCGCGCTGGCCGACGTGCTGCGCGACCCGATGCCGTGGGACGGCTTGCTGGACAGCAGCGCGAAGGCGGCCTGTTACCTGCTGATCGGGCTGTCGCTGACCTTCGTCCGCATGTCCACCAAGGACGGCTGA
- a CDS encoding ABC transporter ATP-binding protein encodes MSVAGVASAAPAPSLTLAARTRGLRKVYGKTVAVDRVDLDVPQGAVLGMLGPNGSGKTTTIRMLLGLVRPTAGEVELLGHRMPDESTAALAQVGALVEGPGFHPFLSGRENLRRLGAAEPLLETRAIKGAVADALERVGLAHAADRKFRGYSLGMKQRLGLAAALLVPRRLVVLDEPTNGMDPAGTREIRKVMAQLHAAGTTVVVSSHLLAEVEATCTHVAVLHQGTVVGQGPLSELLEAGAPTLTVATPDVAEAVEALRSAKIPARAADGGVRVELTGAEAPKVIETLVRAGVSVHEAHRERTGLEELFARLTEEDGA; translated from the coding sequence CTGAGCGTGGCGGGGGTGGCTTCGGCCGCCCCCGCCCCCTCCCTCACCCTGGCCGCCCGCACCAGGGGACTGCGCAAGGTCTACGGCAAGACCGTGGCGGTGGACCGGGTGGACCTGGACGTGCCGCAGGGCGCGGTGCTGGGCATGCTGGGGCCCAACGGTTCCGGCAAGACCACCACCATCCGGATGCTGCTCGGCCTGGTCCGCCCCACCGCCGGTGAGGTGGAGCTGCTGGGCCACCGGATGCCGGATGAGTCCACCGCGGCGCTGGCCCAGGTCGGCGCGCTGGTCGAGGGACCGGGCTTCCACCCGTTCCTGAGCGGCCGGGAGAACCTGCGGCGGCTGGGCGCGGCCGAACCGCTGCTGGAGACCAGGGCGATCAAGGGCGCGGTGGCCGACGCGCTGGAGCGGGTCGGGCTCGCGCACGCGGCCGACCGCAAGTTCCGCGGCTACTCCCTCGGCATGAAGCAGCGCCTCGGCCTGGCCGCCGCGCTGCTGGTGCCGCGCCGCCTGGTGGTGCTGGACGAGCCGACCAACGGCATGGACCCGGCGGGCACCAGGGAGATCCGCAAGGTGATGGCGCAGCTGCACGCGGCAGGCACCACCGTCGTGGTGTCCTCGCACCTGCTCGCCGAGGTGGAGGCCACCTGCACGCACGTGGCCGTGCTGCACCAGGGCACCGTGGTCGGGCAGGGCCCGCTCTCGGAGCTGCTGGAAGCCGGCGCGCCCACGCTGACCGTGGCCACGCCGGATGTGGCCGAGGCCGTGGAGGCGCTGCGCTCGGCCAAGATCCCCGCGCGGGCCGCCGACGGCGGGGTGCGGGTGGAGCTGACCGGCGCGGAGGCGCCGAAGGTGATCGAGACCCTGGTTCGGGCGGGGGTCTCGGTGCACGAGGCACATCGGGAGCGCACCGGGCTGGAAGAGCTGTTCGCCCGGCTCACCGAGGAGGACGGGGCATGA